The Candidatus Methylomirabilota bacterium genome window below encodes:
- a CDS encoding B12-binding domain-containing radical SAM protein: MRTPYSPTTARNILCVFPQYTPSFGTFHHAYALLGGVRAFMPPQGLLLIAAYLPKSWRVRFVDENAQAATPEDFRWADAVLVSGMHVQRPHIEDIMRRAHACGRPVAVGGPSVSGCPEMYPEADFLHVGEMGDATDELIERLDGLEGRPERQVVLTTGERLPLAAFPMPAYELISIPEYFLASVQFSSGCPYTCEFCDIPALYGRNPRLKTPEQVVAELDRLREGGAQSVYFVDDNFIANPKAALDLLPHLVAWQQRHRYPLRIACEATLNIAKNEALLGLMREAGFVTIFCGIETPEPGALEAMSKQQNLRMPILDAVETINRYGMEVVSGIIIGLDTDTRETADRIIEFIHASRIPILTINVLYALPKTPLWTRLERADRLVPGEGRESNVDFLLPYDTVLDMWRRCIEAAFEPTFLYARYAHQQAHTFPHRLAYPVDPRRLAPHNIRRGLGIFARLFWRLGVRGDYRRAFWAMAARMLGTGRFEQFIHSVIVSHHLIEFARQCLAGMPEPSFYAPARSLPTVLHADT; this comes from the coding sequence ATGCGAACCCCCTATAGCCCGACAACGGCCCGCAATATCCTCTGCGTCTTCCCGCAGTACACGCCGTCGTTCGGGACCTTCCACCACGCCTACGCGCTCCTGGGCGGCGTCCGCGCCTTCATGCCGCCGCAGGGGCTGCTGCTCATCGCCGCCTATCTGCCCAAGTCCTGGCGCGTGCGCTTCGTGGACGAGAACGCGCAGGCGGCGACGCCCGAAGACTTTCGCTGGGCCGACGCGGTGCTCGTGTCGGGCATGCACGTCCAGCGCCCCCACATCGAAGACATCATGCGCCGTGCGCATGCCTGCGGCCGGCCCGTGGCCGTGGGCGGCCCGTCCGTCTCCGGCTGCCCGGAGATGTACCCCGAGGCGGATTTCCTCCACGTGGGGGAGATGGGGGACGCGACGGACGAGCTGATCGAGAGGCTCGACGGCCTCGAGGGCCGGCCCGAGCGCCAGGTCGTCCTGACCACGGGCGAGCGCCTCCCCCTCGCCGCGTTCCCGATGCCCGCCTATGAGCTGATCTCGATCCCGGAGTACTTTCTGGCGAGCGTCCAGTTCTCGAGCGGCTGCCCCTACACCTGCGAGTTCTGCGACATCCCCGCGCTCTACGGGAGGAACCCGCGACTCAAGACGCCCGAGCAGGTGGTGGCCGAGCTGGACCGGCTGCGCGAGGGCGGGGCCCAGTCAGTCTACTTCGTGGACGACAACTTCATCGCCAACCCCAAGGCGGCGCTGGACTTGCTCCCGCACCTCGTCGCCTGGCAGCAGCGCCACCGCTACCCGCTCCGGATCGCCTGCGAGGCCACGCTCAACATCGCCAAGAACGAAGCCCTCCTCGGGCTCATGCGCGAGGCCGGTTTCGTCACGATCTTCTGCGGCATCGAAACGCCCGAACCGGGGGCGCTCGAGGCGATGTCCAAGCAGCAGAACCTGCGCATGCCCATCCTCGACGCGGTCGAGACAATCAACCGTTACGGCATGGAGGTCGTCTCGGGCATCATCATCGGACTCGACACTGACACGCGCGAGACGGCGGACCGGATCATCGAGTTCATCCACGCGTCGCGGATCCCCATCCTCACGATCAACGTGCTCTACGCCCTGCCGAAGACGCCGCTCTGGACGCGACTCGAGCGCGCGGACCGGCTCGTGCCCGGCGAGGGCCGGGAGTCCAACGTGGACTTCCTCCTGCCGTACGACACCGTGCTCGACATGTGGCGGCGCTGCATCGAGGCGGCCTTCGAGCCCACGTTCCTCTACGCGCGCTACGCGCACCAGCAGGCCCATACCTTCCCCCATCGCCTCGCCTATCCCGTGGACCCGCGCCGGCTCGCTCCGCACAATATCCGGCGGGGGCTCGGCATCTTCGCGCGGCTCTTCTGGCGCCTGGGCGTCCGCGGCGACTACCGCCGCGCCTTCTGGGCGATGGCGGCGCGGATGCTCGGCACCGGGCGCTTCGAGCAGTTCATCCACAGCGTCATCGTGAGCCATCACCTCATCGAGTTCGCGCGGCAGTGCCTGGCCGGCATGCCGGAACCGTCATTCTACGCGCCGGCCAGATCGCTGCCGACCGTCCTCCACGCCGACACGTAG
- a CDS encoding helix-hairpin-helix domain-containing protein produces MPTRVRVNLANAQELLELPGLSPAEVELIMRFRAEHGPIGDADQLARILSGHPIHDMLKERADFSPSDSTAPEAPGA; encoded by the coding sequence ATGCCAACCCGAGTGAGAGTCAATCTGGCCAACGCACAAGAGTTGCTCGAGCTTCCCGGACTCAGCCCCGCCGAGGTAGAGCTCATCATGAGGTTTCGTGCCGAGCATGGTCCCATCGGAGATGCCGATCAGCTGGCGCGCATCCTGAGCGGTCACCCCATCCACGACATGCTCAAGGAGCGCGCCGATTTTTCCCCGTCCGACAGCACCGCGCCCGAGGCTCCGGGTGCCTAG